One Brevinematia bacterium DNA segment encodes these proteins:
- the gpmA gene encoding 2,3-diphosphoglycerate-dependent phosphoglycerate mutase — MYKVVLVRHGESIWNKENKFTGWTDVDLSERGIEEARKAGRVLKENGYVFDVAFTSVLKRAIRTLHIILDEMDLLWIPEYKHWRLNERHYGALQGLNKAEMAEKYGEEQVKIWRRSYDIPPPPLEKTDPRYPGNDPRYKDLKPEELPLSESLKDTVARVLPYWYEVIGPTIKTGKRVIISAHGNSLRALVKYLDNISDQDIVELNIPTGIPLVYELDEQLKPLNRYYLGDPEEVRKAMEAVAAQGKARK; from the coding sequence ATGTATAAAGTAGTTCTAGTAAGGCACGGTGAAAGCATCTGGAATAAGGAAAACAAGTTTACTGGTTGGACAGATGTTGACCTTTCGGAAAGAGGAATTGAAGAAGCAAGAAAAGCTGGAAGAGTTCTAAAGGAAAATGGTTATGTGTTTGATGTAGCGTTTACATCGGTTCTAAAGAGGGCGATAAGAACCTTGCATATAATTCTTGACGAAATGGATTTACTTTGGATACCTGAATACAAGCACTGGAGACTTAATGAGAGACATTACGGAGCACTACAAGGTCTTAACAAAGCCGAGATGGCGGAAAAATATGGTGAAGAGCAAGTAAAGATATGGAGAAGAAGCTATGATATTCCACCTCCACCACTTGAGAAAACCGATCCAAGATACCCCGGAAACGATCCTAGGTATAAGGATCTAAAGCCGGAAGAACTACCTCTAAGTGAAAGTCTTAAAGACACAGTAGCAAGGGTATTACCATATTGGTATGAAGTAATAGGCCCAACAATAAAAACTGGGAAAAGAGTAATAATCTCCGCGCATGGCAATAGCCTAAGAGCACTAGTAAAATACCTTGACAATATATCAGATCAAGACATAGTGGAACTCAACATACCCACCGGAATACCACTAGTGTATGAACTAGACGAGCAACTAAAACCCTTGAATAGATACTACCTTGGTGATCCAGAAGAAGTTAGAAAGGCAATGGAAGCAGTTGCTGCCCAAGGCAAAGCTAGGAAATAA
- the nadC gene encoding carboxylating nicotinate-nucleotide diphosphorylase: MFYYDINLYNASKKLFDETLFEDTNNNDIISNIIPNRKEQAYIIANDKGVFAGEIFSVVLEKDFGIKGCSLKDGEEFNEKTKIFSLEGSAKMLLSIERTLLNILTILISIATTTREFVNATEGKFGILDTRKTIPGLRFFQKYAVRVGGGTNHRFGLYDMVMIKDNHISVFKGDIKKAVALVKKFSPMHKVEVECENMEQVKLAVEAGVDIIMLDNMSTSQTKSAAEYIKSQNPNIIVEASGNINLEKVKELAKINAPIDFVSTSAITMNYKIVDISFHIE; encoded by the coding sequence ATGTTTTACTACGACATAAATCTCTACAATGCAAGTAAAAAACTATTTGATGAGACATTGTTTGAGGACACGAACAATAATGATATAATATCAAACATAATTCCCAACAGGAAGGAGCAAGCTTATATCATAGCTAACGATAAGGGAGTCTTCGCCGGTGAGATTTTCTCGGTAGTTCTGGAAAAGGACTTTGGAATAAAGGGATGTTCTCTTAAGGATGGAGAAGAGTTTAACGAAAAAACAAAAATATTTTCCCTTGAAGGAAGTGCAAAAATGCTACTTTCAATAGAAAGAACTTTGCTAAACATCCTCACAATCTTGATTTCAATCGCCACAACTACCCGAGAATTCGTAAACGCAACTGAAGGCAAGTTTGGCATACTTGACACTAGGAAAACAATCCCAGGACTAAGATTTTTCCAAAAATACGCTGTAAGAGTCGGTGGAGGAACAAACCACAGGTTCGGCCTATACGACATGGTTATGATAAAGGATAACCACATATCTGTGTTCAAAGGAGACATAAAAAAGGCAGTAGCACTTGTAAAAAAGTTCTCACCAATGCACAAAGTTGAGGTTGAATGCGAAAACATGGAACAGGTAAAACTAGCAGTAGAAGCAGGAGTAGACATAATAATGCTTGACAACATGTCAACCTCTCAAACAAAATCCGCTGCAGAGTATATAAAATCACAAAACCCCAACATCATAGTTGAAGCTTCTGGAAACATTAACCTTGAGAAAGTAAAGGAACTTGCAAAAATAAACGCACCCATTGATTTTGTATCAACCAGTGCAATAACAATGAACTACAAGATTGTAGATATATCTTTCCATATAGAGTAA
- a CDS encoding adenylosuccinate synthase, translating into MVTLVVGMQWGDEGKAKVIDLLACNYDYVVRYQGGANAGHTVLVGDKKFIFHLLPSGLMNPNAKVIIGNGVVVDIDQLRDEIQSLENMGFRVRDRIIISDKAHVVMEYHKLIDNLRESTSSRKIGTTSRGIGPCYEDKVARRGIRICDIVNLSVEQLAKKIEVFAEEKIFLIKNLYGCGYEFNPLKLAEHCKLEFEKMGIMVDNVEILLNREIKNGRSVLFEGAQGVLLDVDFGTYPYVTSSNASSSGVATGTGFFPKGFDNVIGIVKAYTTRVGEGPFPTEQDNEIGRIIRERGGEFGATTGRPRRCGWIDLPLLRYSTIVGGATEIFLTKIDVLSGIEEIKVCVEYRIEGKVFKLPPFMDPQTLYEVEPVYVTFKGWGNSLSEVRKIEDFPKEARSYIDFIQESLNIPISYISVGPERHQTVVLKS; encoded by the coding sequence ATGGTAACCTTGGTTGTTGGGATGCAGTGGGGTGATGAAGGTAAAGCTAAGGTTATTGACTTATTGGCCTGTAATTATGACTATGTAGTCAGATACCAAGGGGGAGCAAATGCAGGACATACAGTTTTAGTCGGAGATAAGAAGTTCATATTCCATCTTCTTCCTTCTGGGCTTATGAATCCTAATGCTAAGGTTATAATTGGTAATGGAGTGGTTGTTGATATTGACCAGCTCCGTGATGAGATCCAGAGCTTGGAGAATATGGGTTTTAGAGTGAGGGATAGGATTATTATTAGTGACAAAGCTCATGTGGTGATGGAGTATCATAAGTTGATAGATAATTTAAGGGAGAGTACTTCATCTAGGAAGATTGGCACTACCTCAAGGGGTATAGGACCTTGTTATGAGGATAAGGTAGCAAGAAGGGGTATAAGGATATGTGACATAGTAAACCTTTCTGTTGAGCAGTTGGCTAAGAAGATTGAGGTGTTTGCTGAGGAGAAAATCTTTCTGATAAAGAATTTGTATGGGTGTGGTTACGAATTTAATCCTTTGAAGCTGGCTGAGCACTGTAAATTGGAATTTGAGAAGATGGGGATTATGGTAGATAATGTTGAGATTTTACTTAACCGTGAGATAAAGAATGGCAGAAGTGTGTTGTTTGAAGGAGCACAAGGGGTTTTGCTTGATGTAGATTTTGGAACATATCCTTATGTTACATCTTCAAATGCGTCAAGTAGTGGTGTAGCTACAGGAACGGGTTTCTTTCCAAAGGGTTTTGATAATGTGATAGGTATAGTTAAGGCTTATACTACTAGGGTTGGTGAAGGACCTTTTCCGACAGAGCAAGACAATGAGATTGGTAGAATAATAAGGGAAAGAGGTGGAGAATTTGGAGCTACTACTGGTAGGCCTCGTAGGTGTGGGTGGATAGATCTTCCTCTTCTTAGGTATTCTACTATAGTTGGTGGGGCAACTGAGATATTTCTTACGAAGATTGATGTGCTCTCAGGGATTGAGGAGATAAAGGTGTGTGTGGAGTACAGGATTGAAGGAAAAGTTTTCAAGTTACCTCCTTTTATGGATCCGCAGACGCTTTACGAAGTTGAGCCAGTGTACGTAACATTCAAGGGTTGGGGTAATAGTCTTTCGGAGGTAAGAAAAATTGAAGACTTTCCTAAGGAAGCAAGATCCTACATTGATTTTATACAGGAGTCTCTAAATATACCTATCAGTTACATATCAGTAGGTCCAGAGAGACATCAGACTGTCGTTCTAAAAAGTTAG